Below is a window of Paenibacillus bovis DNA.
TACCGATCTGCTCGTGGGCTTTGACGGTATCCGTTCCCGGGTACGCAATATTATGCTGGGACGTGAAGTGACATCTCGTTATCTCGGTATGGGCTCCTGGCGTGTACCGATTGAGTTCCCGGTCGGTACGCTTACCACGACCAGCTATATGCTGCTGAATGGCAGCAGTAAAGTAGGGATTTTCCCGTTAACGGCAACGACCGGCTATCTATTTATCCTGAAGCCGGTCGCCGAAGACTACTGGGACCCCAAGGAGCAGCGCTATGAGACTGTCCGCGCTATGCTGGACCCGTTCCAGTGGAAGCCGGATTTCCTGCGCAGCTGCTTCCAGCCGGATAGCCCGATCCTATTTAATATGATTCGGGAAGTGGTACTGGAGGAGAAATGGTTCAGCCAGCGCGTCGTTATCGGCGGCGATGCTGCTCATGCCAGTGCGCCGAATCTGGCTCAGGGCGCAGCAATGGCTATGGAAGATGCGATTGTACTGGCCGAGGAGATTGCCCGTGGTAATTCGCTGACAGATGCACTGGAAGCTTATTACGATAGAAGATACCTTCGGGCGAGTGAAATACAGCGACTGTCCGCCGAGCTGCTGGAAGGTGAAATGTCCGGTAAGGATAACCAGCAGACCATTATTCAGCAGTGCGACGCTTTGCTGGAAGAAGCTTATTAAGTATCAATCTTATCGGTTCTATTTCCTGCCGTGAGCCTATCCGCAATCTGTCTGGCAGGCAGATCGCTTTACTCCATTGACCTGCCGGAATAAGAAAATTCAGCAAAAAAGCACCTGCAAAGGTGCTTTTCTTATTTATTCTCGGATATTCCCGGAAATATAGACCCAAAGATGATATGTTCCTGCTGGTTGTGATAGGCTGGATATAAGCCATTTTTACTGCCACACCGGCATCTTGTATTTGTTATCCACTATACGTCGATGATCCTGGCATAATTGACTGACTATATAACCGGAGGTACATGTATGAATTTGATTATTTTCGGCGCTACCGGCCGGACTGGACGCGAGCTGGTCACCCAGGCACTGGAACAAGGGTACGCCGTAACTGCTTTCGTACGTGATTCGACCCGGATGCATATGACGCATGACAATCTGAAGATCGTTCACGGCAATATCGACAGCTACCCGGATATTCTAAGCGTCGTACAGTCTACCCGTTACGATGCTGCCCTGTTCGCCCTCGGCTCCAAAAGTCCGTTTCGGCGCAATCCCGTGCTGAATAACGCCATGAAAAATATTATCCGTGCCATGGAAGACAGCGGCACCGAGCGTTTTATTCATATTTCCTTTGTCGGTACCCGCCCGGATGCAGGTCGACTCGGTATGATGTACCGATTTGTTATTCCGGTCTTTATGCGCAATCTGCTGGCAGATCACCGGGAAAAGGAACAGCTGCTTCGGAGCAGCAGCCTGGACTGGATGATCGCCCAGCCGCCGATGCTGACGAACGGACCACGAACCGGACAGTACACCTACAGTGCCGGTATCGACAAAAGCAAAGCCGGCAAGCTCAAGCTTTCCCGTGCCAATCTGGCCGAATTCATGCTCAAGCAGCTCGAAGACCATGCCTACAGCCGCAAGGAAGTTTTTGTAACCGAATAACACAGCAGCGACCGGCTGCTCATCAAACAGACCCCTTCACCATGAAGCGGCCTGTTTTTGTATTTATAAACCTCATATAGATTACACCAGAGACACAGGAAACGACTGTCTGGTCAGGGATATAACGACTCGCCTGGGAATCGTTCAACCGCCTGATGCATAGAAGACCTTCAACCTTTGATGTCAATCCGGCGGCTATTAGCGAAGCGTCTGCACATATTCGTCCAACCGATCCCATGTCTCGGCAATGCCCTGCTCCATTCCCATATCGAGCACCGTACGCAGCGCTTCGGCAGAGTCATAGCTGGCTCGGCTGATCAGCTTCGTCGAACCATTGTGTTCCTCGAACAGCATCGTGATCCGGCTGGAAGGCATTTCTTCGCTCTCCTTGCCTTCCGCATCCGAAAAGTAATCCGTATAGACAAATTGGTCAGGTTCGGCAATCTCTACGTAGACCGCTTTTCCCCAAGATTCATAGCCATAAAAGTCCCCCTGGCTCTCATCTTCACACTTCATGCAGTAATGCCAGACTCCACCCGGACGAAAATCGATATTGCA
It encodes the following:
- a CDS encoding FAD-dependent monooxygenase produces the protein MMSNPIQHAVVIGAGIGGLSAAISLRKIGLHVTVCEASAEDAPAGTGITQPQNTFKVLKDLGIYEECLREGIQLDSMQILSREGRVLLEVNQKFLNEDLPGRNSIWRSSLNQILLSTALSLGVNVQWDRKLKAYEESDTGVTIYFEDDQILHTDLLVGFDGIRSRVRNIMLGREVTSRYLGMGSWRVPIEFPVGTLTTTSYMLLNGSSKVGIFPLTATTGYLFILKPVAEDYWDPKEQRYETVRAMLDPFQWKPDFLRSCFQPDSPILFNMIREVVLEEKWFSQRVVIGGDAAHASAPNLAQGAAMAMEDAIVLAEEIARGNSLTDALEAYYDRRYLRASEIQRLSAELLEGEMSGKDNQQTIIQQCDALLEEAY
- a CDS encoding NAD(P)-dependent oxidoreductase yields the protein MNLIIFGATGRTGRELVTQALEQGYAVTAFVRDSTRMHMTHDNLKIVHGNIDSYPDILSVVQSTRYDAALFALGSKSPFRRNPVLNNAMKNIIRAMEDSGTERFIHISFVGTRPDAGRLGMMYRFVIPVFMRNLLADHREKEQLLRSSSLDWMIAQPPMLTNGPRTGQYTYSAGIDKSKAGKLKLSRANLAEFMLKQLEDHAYSRKEVFVTE
- a CDS encoding SRPBCC domain-containing protein, encoding MSGQMVSRVEGQELVLEREFDAPRELVFRAFAEADHLRNWWGPRGWELTVCNIDFRPGGVWHYCMKCEDESQGDFYGYESWGKAVYVEIAEPDQFVYTDYFSDAEGKESEEMPSSRITMLFEEHNGSTKLISRASYDSAEALRTVLDMGMEQGIAETWDRLDEYVQTLR